Proteins from a genomic interval of Desulfovibrio piger:
- a CDS encoding 16S rRNA (uracil(1498)-N(3))-methyltransferase, protein MSLHRFYLPPEQWAHDLWLEGQEAKHLVQVLRLAPGEEVLLLDGQGRSGRFAIAETAKKKARLVLQEEQMAPAPESRAVMALAFSKAVRRGFFMEKAVELGAHAVWLWQGDHSQGKLPADAAEACRGQLIAGAKQCGNPWLPQVEALTGGVDELVRRAATADRRILPWEMQDTVSMLTPQLAGRPGTTVYVIGPEGGFSQRELDSLRAAQFTFVSLGARVLRCETAATLCLGLHWWASHLADPAE, encoded by the coding sequence ATGAGTCTGCACCGCTTTTATCTTCCTCCCGAACAATGGGCCCACGATCTCTGGCTGGAAGGCCAGGAAGCCAAGCATCTGGTCCAGGTGCTGCGCCTGGCCCCGGGCGAGGAGGTCCTGCTGCTCGACGGCCAGGGCCGCAGCGGCCGTTTCGCCATCGCCGAAACAGCCAAAAAGAAGGCCCGCCTTGTCCTGCAGGAAGAACAGATGGCGCCCGCGCCGGAATCCCGCGCCGTCATGGCGCTGGCCTTCAGCAAGGCCGTGCGCCGCGGTTTCTTTATGGAAAAGGCCGTGGAGCTGGGTGCCCATGCCGTCTGGCTCTGGCAGGGTGACCACAGCCAGGGCAAACTGCCTGCCGATGCCGCCGAGGCTTGCCGCGGACAGCTCATCGCCGGAGCCAAGCAGTGCGGCAATCCCTGGTTGCCGCAGGTGGAGGCCCTGACCGGCGGTGTGGACGAGCTGGTCCGCCGCGCCGCCACGGCCGACCGCCGCATCCTGCCCTGGGAGATGCAGGACACCGTGAGCATGCTCACGCCCCAGCTGGCCGGACGTCCCGGCACCACCGTGTACGTCATCGGCCCCGAGGGCGGCTTTTCCCAGCGGGAGCTGGACAGCCTGCGGGCGGCGCAGTTCACCTTCGTCAGCCTGGGGGCCCGTGTGCTGCGCTGCGAGACCGCCGCGACCCTGTGCCTGGGCCTGCACTGGTGGGCCTCCCATCTGGCGGATCCGGCGGAATAA
- a CDS encoding IS5 family transposase (programmed frameshift): MSKAEMLTDDQWSVLEPLFQKERTGAGRPQIHSDREVLNGVLWVLRTGAAWADLPDRFPSSATCYRRFSKWVKDGRLRKILESLARHLEDNGLINLEECFIDGTFVVAKKGAQKLGKTKRGKGTKLMVIADASGLPIAVYTDSANPHEVRLVQATINEIVTLGRPRRIIGDRAYDSDPLDEALASQGIELIAPHRKNRKKPATQDGRLLRRYKRRWKIERLFAWLNKFKKAITRWERCVERFTALVHLAFSMILLSHSGRGKTPTFRWRL; this comes from the exons ATGAGCAAAGCCGAAATGCTAACTGATGATCAATGGTCTGTCCTGGAACCTCTTTTTCAGAAAGAGCGCACAGGCGCAGGACGTCCACAAATTCATTCTGACAGAGAAGTTTTAAATGGCGTCCTCTGGGTCTTGCGTACAGGCGCGGCATGGGCGGACTTACCGGACAGGTTTCCATCTTCCGCAACTTGCTATCGGAGATTCAGCAAATGGGTAAAAGATGGAAGGCTTCGAAAAATTCTGGAGTCTCTGGCCCGGCATCTTGAAGATAATGGCCTGATAAATCTGGAAGAATGCTTCATTGACGGCACATTCGTTGTCGCAAAAAAAGGGGCCCAAAAGT TGGGAAAGACCAAGCGGGGCAAAGGTACGAAGCTCATGGTTATTGCTGACGCTTCTGGTTTACCTATCGCCGTGTACACGGATTCTGCTAACCCTCATGAAGTCAGACTTGTCCAGGCTACAATCAATGAAATTGTCACGTTGGGACGACCCCGAAGAATTATTGGGGATCGTGCCTATGACAGCGATCCGCTTGATGAAGCCCTTGCTTCTCAGGGAATTGAACTCATCGCGCCGCACCGCAAGAATCGTAAAAAGCCGGCGACGCAAGACGGACGGCTCTTGCGCCGTTACAAAAGAAGATGGAAAATTGAACGCCTTTTTGCGTGGCTTAACAAATTTAAAAAGGCAATAACTCGTTGGGAAAGGTGCGTTGAACGTTTTACGGCTCTTGTCCACCTTGCTTTTTCTATGATTTTATTGTCCCACTCAGGGAGGGGTAAAACCCCCACCTTTAGGTGGCGGCTTTAG
- a CDS encoding lysophospholipid acyltransferase family protein has protein sequence MQQYQEGVVEAPFGDLSTYVSTAPQLGAPARFPALRFYSSLLAGPVFWLCRRAAKGLCDDSAWVHASLRVTELIERVGCPVSIEGMENISATRGPCVFVANHMSTLETFMLPGIIRPHRAVTFVMKKSLVTLPFFGAVMRSRDPIVVGRTNPREDLTAVLEGGVERLKKGISIIVFPQSTRTPDFDPQHFNTIGVKLARKAGVPVVPLALKTDAWGTGKKLKELGPIKSGLPVRYKFAAPMDIHGNGREEQAFICDFIGSQLASWRKEDGINA, from the coding sequence ATGCAACAGTATCAAGAAGGGGTCGTCGAGGCCCCGTTCGGCGATCTTTCCACCTATGTCAGCACGGCCCCGCAGCTGGGCGCCCCTGCCCGTTTCCCGGCCCTGAGATTCTACAGCAGCCTGCTGGCGGGCCCCGTGTTCTGGCTGTGCCGCAGGGCCGCCAAAGGCCTGTGTGACGACAGCGCCTGGGTCCACGCCAGCCTGCGTGTGACGGAACTCATCGAGCGCGTGGGCTGCCCGGTGAGCATCGAAGGCATGGAGAACATCTCGGCCACGCGCGGCCCCTGCGTCTTCGTGGCCAACCACATGAGCACGCTGGAGACCTTCATGCTGCCCGGCATCATCCGGCCCCACCGTGCCGTGACGTTCGTGATGAAAAAAAGCCTGGTCACCCTGCCCTTCTTCGGGGCCGTCATGCGCTCCCGCGATCCCATCGTTGTGGGCCGCACCAATCCCCGCGAAGACCTGACGGCCGTCCTGGAAGGCGGGGTGGAACGCCTGAAGAAAGGCATCTCCATCATCGTCTTTCCCCAGAGCACCCGCACCCCGGATTTCGATCCCCAGCACTTCAACACCATCGGGGTCAAGCTGGCCCGCAAGGCCGGTGTGCCCGTGGTGCCGCTGGCTCTCAAGACCGATGCCTGGGGCACGGGGAAAAAGCTCAAGGAGCTGGGCCCCATCAAAAGCGGCCTGCCGGTGCGCTACAAGTTCGCCGCGCCCATGGATATCCACGGCAACGGCCGCGAGGAGCAGGCCTTCATCTGCGATTTCATCGGCTCCCAGCTGGCCAGCTGGCGCAAGGAGGACGGCATCAACGCCTAG
- the tnpA gene encoding IS200/IS605 family transposase encodes MSNYRKGSHSVFSIHLHLVWITKYRKKILSGDIAQRARSLIRGICEKHQVEILKGHIAPDHIHLFVSISPSLAVSKLMQQLKGRTAHAMINEFPLLRRQYWGRHMWARGYFCCSSGNVTDEVIKQYITQQEDADETFRIEGE; translated from the coding sequence ATGAGCAATTATCGTAAAGGCTCCCACAGTGTTTTTTCAATTCACCTGCACCTGGTCTGGATAACCAAGTACAGGAAAAAGATTTTGTCAGGCGACATCGCCCAGAGAGCCAGGTCGCTGATACGCGGCATCTGTGAAAAGCATCAGGTGGAAATTCTCAAAGGACATATAGCACCCGACCATATCCATCTTTTCGTTTCGATTTCACCAAGCCTTGCTGTGAGCAAGTTGATGCAACAACTGAAAGGCCGAACCGCGCATGCCATGATAAATGAATTTCCATTGTTGCGCCGCCAGTACTGGGGACGTCATATGTGGGCGCGTGGCTATTTCTGTTGCAGCAGTGGCAATGTGACCGATGAGGTCATTAAGCAATACATCACGCAACAGGAAGATGCAGATGAAACCTTCCGAATTGAGGGGGAATGA
- a CDS encoding GAF domain-containing protein gives MTANTLEQHILSIVCSVFDAYSAVLFLPSENGEEHYLAASFSLGEGVEQGAMLSSGSLVDWIIRNRQQMLVPNFDQHKHKLGYYREGEEAGIKAFMGCPVPTGGALCVDSKRQYSFTDRDYKLLQLFAELVSRQQASKGRQEMAGDIPRYFAELAVIQELRFRYRRWSQFIQNYVRTMVDATGFDYCAFASVDVPGESYCVECESARLVLENGEPMVLPVGSGIAGWVFSNDQPVINEGLEGAPSTMLFGKLPGMPDFQAIICLPVQINKSTRGVLCLAHTSTRSIDESLRSFVRQAVDHLALFLENLYLRVRLRSLLPQGTVHSQGPRRYDPDTAPVPPVKNP, from the coding sequence ATGACTGCCAATACTCTTGAACAACACATCCTCAGCATCGTTTGCAGTGTTTTCGATGCCTACTCCGCCGTCCTTTTCCTGCCCTCCGAAAATGGTGAGGAGCATTATCTCGCGGCCTCCTTCAGCCTTGGCGAAGGGGTGGAGCAGGGGGCCATGCTTTCGTCGGGGAGCCTGGTAGACTGGATCATCCGCAACCGCCAGCAGATGCTGGTCCCCAATTTCGACCAGCACAAGCACAAGCTCGGCTATTACCGGGAAGGCGAGGAAGCCGGCATCAAGGCATTCATGGGGTGTCCCGTGCCCACGGGCGGTGCCCTGTGCGTGGACAGCAAGCGGCAGTATTCCTTCACTGACAGGGACTACAAGCTGCTGCAGCTTTTTGCCGAGCTGGTCTCCCGCCAGCAGGCCAGCAAGGGCCGTCAGGAAATGGCCGGGGACATCCCCCGCTATTTCGCCGAGCTGGCCGTGATCCAGGAGCTGCGCTTCCGTTACCGCCGCTGGTCGCAGTTCATCCAGAATTATGTGCGTACCATGGTCGATGCCACGGGCTTCGACTACTGCGCATTCGCTTCGGTGGATGTTCCCGGTGAGAGCTACTGTGTGGAATGCGAGTCCGCCCGCCTGGTGCTGGAAAACGGCGAGCCCATGGTCCTGCCCGTAGGCAGCGGCATTGCCGGCTGGGTCTTCAGCAACGACCAGCCCGTCATCAACGAAGGGCTGGAAGGCGCTCCCTCCACCATGCTGTTCGGCAAGCTGCCGGGCATGCCCGATTTCCAGGCCATCATCTGCCTGCCGGTACAGATCAACAAGAGCACGCGCGGTGTGCTCTGTCTGGCGCATACGTCCACGCGCAGCATCGACGAGTCCCTGCGCTCCTTCGTGCGTCAGGCCGTGGACCATCTGGCCCTGTTCCTCGAAAATCTGTACCTGCGGGTACGTCTGCGCTCCCTGCTGCCGCAGGGCACGGTCCACAGCCAGGGCCCCCGCCGCTACGATCCCGATACCGCTCCGGTGCCGCCCGTCAAGAATCCTTAA
- a CDS encoding replication-associated recombination protein A, with protein sequence MTAQKPLPERMRPDDPDLFLGQSHLASRLKSLMAAERLPSLLFFGPPGCGKSTLALLLARSRKRPYLRLSAPEAGLQHLRRSLNGIEILVLDELHRFSKAQQDFFLPLVESGELTLLATTTENPSFSVTRQLLSRLHVLRLRPLGRSELMELARRGAEQTGVTLSDEVLDIITAAAHGDARTLLNLVEYAASLPEEMREPEQLKSALPEVMMRHDKDGDSHYELASALIKSIRGSDPDAALYYLACLLEGGEDPRFICRRLILSASEDVGLADPNALPLAVSCQQAVEFVGMPEGFIPLAETVVYLALARKSNSSYAAYLTAAREVKYNGARPVPLHLRNASTQLQKEWGYGKEYKYPHNYPDGWVEQDYLPAELVGRRFYQPRDMGDEARLSQWWRKIHKIRKTEES encoded by the coding sequence ATGACCGCACAAAAGCCCCTGCCGGAGCGCATGCGCCCCGACGATCCCGATCTTTTTCTCGGGCAGAGCCATCTGGCAAGCCGCCTCAAGTCGCTCATGGCGGCGGAGCGCCTGCCCAGCCTGCTGTTTTTCGGCCCGCCGGGCTGCGGCAAGTCCACGCTGGCCCTGCTGCTGGCGCGTTCCCGCAAGCGTCCCTATCTGCGTCTCAGCGCGCCGGAGGCAGGCTTGCAGCACCTGCGCCGCTCCCTCAACGGCATCGAGATCCTGGTACTCGACGAGCTGCACCGCTTTTCCAAGGCGCAGCAGGACTTTTTCCTGCCGTTGGTGGAATCGGGCGAGCTGACCCTGCTGGCCACCACGACGGAGAACCCGTCGTTCAGCGTCACCCGGCAGCTGCTCTCGCGCCTGCACGTGCTGCGCCTGCGCCCCCTGGGGCGCTCGGAACTGATGGAGCTGGCCCGGCGCGGCGCCGAACAGACGGGCGTGACGCTTAGCGACGAGGTGCTGGACATCATCACCGCCGCGGCCCACGGGGATGCCCGTACCCTGCTCAATCTGGTGGAGTACGCCGCTTCCCTGCCCGAGGAGATGCGCGAGCCCGAGCAGCTCAAGTCCGCCCTGCCCGAAGTCATGATGCGCCATGACAAGGACGGTGACAGCCATTACGAGCTGGCCTCGGCCCTCATCAAATCCATCCGCGGCAGCGATCCCGACGCGGCCCTCTACTATCTGGCCTGCCTGCTGGAAGGCGGCGAGGACCCGCGCTTCATCTGCCGCCGCCTCATCCTTTCCGCTTCGGAGGATGTGGGCCTGGCCGATCCCAATGCCCTGCCCCTGGCCGTCTCCTGCCAGCAGGCCGTGGAATTCGTGGGCATGCCCGAAGGCTTCATCCCGCTGGCCGAGACGGTGGTCTACCTGGCCCTGGCCCGCAAGAGCAACAGCAGCTACGCCGCCTACCTGACCGCCGCCCGCGAAGTCAAATACAACGGAGCGCGGCCCGTGCCCCTGCATCTGCGCAACGCCAGTACGCAGTTGCAAAAGGAATGGGGCTACGGCAAGGAATACAAATATCCCCACAACTACCCTGACGGCTGGGTGGAACAGGATTACCTGCCCGCCGAGCTCGTGGGACGCCGCTTTTACCAGCCCCGCGACATGGGCGACGAAGCCCGCCTGAGCCAGTGGTGGCGCAAGATCCATAAAATCAGAAAAACGGAAGAATCCTGA
- a CDS encoding HTH domain-containing protein, whose translation MENKVLEVLVNAGKPLRPGDIAKELGVDSKEVSKAIAELKKEGKVMSPKRCYYAPAE comes from the coding sequence ATGGAAAACAAAGTTCTGGAAGTCCTGGTCAATGCCGGAAAGCCCCTGCGTCCTGGCGACATCGCCAAGGAACTGGGAGTGGATTCCAAGGAAGTCAGCAAGGCCATTGCCGAACTGAAGAAGGAAGGCAAGGTCATGTCGCCCAAGCGTTGTTATTACGCTCCGGCGGAATAA